Proteins from a genomic interval of Chroococcidiopsis thermalis PCC 7203:
- a CDS encoding pentapeptide repeat-containing protein, with product MSEAIPNSMTDVAELLNQYAAGKRDFTSIELGAVDLKATDLKGADLSYAELSGADLSGANLRGVDLSYANLNETNLNGANLRGAILIGTDLRHAKLETADLREADYDPDTTHFPPGFDPIQAGMRSDRPS from the coding sequence ATGTCTGAAGCCATCCCCAACTCCATGACTGATGTAGCCGAACTCCTCAACCAATATGCGGCTGGAAAACGAGACTTTACAAGCATAGAACTTGGTGCAGTCGATCTTAAAGCTACCGATTTGAAGGGCGCAGACTTAAGTTATGCCGAACTAAGTGGAGCCGATCTAAGTGGCGCAAACTTGAGAGGAGTAGACTTAAGCTATGCTAACCTCAACGAAACTAACCTCAATGGAGCCAATTTACGCGGAGCAATTCTAATTGGTACAGATTTACGTCACGCCAAACTCGAAACAGCAGACTTACGCGAAGCAGATTACGACCCCGATACCACCCACTTTCCCCCAGGATTTGACCCCATACAAGCAGGAATGCGATCGGATCGCCCCAGCTAA